A section of the Pseudomonas prosekii genome encodes:
- a CDS encoding SDR family oxidoreductase yields MSKTQLFDLDGKIAFVSGASRGIGEAIAKLLAQQGAHVIVSSRKIDGCQHVADAIIAAGGKATAIACHIGEMEQISQVFATIREQFGRLDILVNNAATNPQFCNVLDTDLGAFQKTVDVNIRGYFFMSVEAGKLMRDNGGGSIINVASINGISPGVFQGIYSVTKAAVINMTKVFAKECAQFGIRCNALLPGLTDTKFASALVKNDAILKTALQQIPLKRVADPSEMAGAVLYLASDASSYTTGVSLNVDGGFLS; encoded by the coding sequence ATGTCCAAGACTCAGTTGTTCGACCTCGACGGCAAGATCGCTTTCGTCTCCGGCGCCAGCCGTGGCATTGGTGAAGCCATCGCCAAACTGCTGGCCCAGCAAGGCGCGCACGTCATCGTTTCGAGCCGCAAAATCGACGGCTGCCAACACGTCGCCGACGCGATCATCGCCGCTGGCGGCAAAGCCACTGCGATTGCTTGCCACATCGGCGAGATGGAACAGATCAGCCAAGTCTTCGCGACCATTCGCGAACAATTTGGACGCCTGGATATTCTGGTCAACAACGCGGCGACCAACCCGCAGTTCTGCAACGTGCTGGACACCGACCTCGGGGCGTTCCAGAAGACTGTCGACGTGAACATTCGCGGCTACTTCTTCATGTCGGTCGAAGCCGGCAAGCTGATGCGCGACAACGGTGGCGGCAGCATCATCAACGTGGCTTCGATCAACGGCATTTCACCGGGAGTTTTCCAGGGCATCTACTCGGTGACCAAAGCTGCGGTAATCAACATGACCAAAGTGTTCGCCAAGGAATGCGCGCAGTTCGGCATCCGCTGCAACGCCCTGCTGCCGGGCCTGACCGACACCAAATTCGCCTCGGCGCTGGTGAAAAACGACGCGATCCTGAAGACTGCGCTGCAGCAGATTCCGCTGAAACGCGTGGCGGATCCGAGCGAAATGGCCGGCGCGGTGTTGTACCTGGCGAGCGATGCGTCCAGCTACACGACCGGTGTTTCGCTGAACGTGGATGGCGGGTTTCTGTCCTGA
- a CDS encoding DUF1652 domain-containing protein, whose protein sequence is MIYLTQLRAQLERSFAPLACDCALTGDNSLTVKLYHPASGQVDLVVSGLSAANLRTPEAVVALIEELRYELESNSLHRSEKM, encoded by the coding sequence ATGATTTATCTAACGCAGTTGCGTGCTCAACTGGAGCGTAGCTTTGCGCCGCTGGCTTGTGATTGTGCGCTCACTGGGGACAACTCCTTGACGGTCAAGCTCTACCACCCGGCGTCGGGTCAGGTGGATCTGGTGGTCAGCGGGTTGAGTGCGGCGAATTTGCGCACGCCGGAAGCGGTGGTCGCGTTGATTGAAGAGCTGCGCTATGAGCTCGAAAGCAATAGTTTGCATCGCTCTGAAAAAATGTAA
- a CDS encoding phosphotransferase family protein encodes MALTDQSTRIRSGEELDASLIDPYLKAHIPGLSGTPQISQFPGGASNLTYLLEYPQQEFVLRRPPFGHKAKSAHDMGREFRILNQLKDGFPYCPKAYVHCTDETVIGAEFYVMERVNGIILRSELPPELNLDSAKTEALCKSFIDKFVELHQVDYTACGLADLGKPQGYVARQIKGWSERYEKALTPDAPQWEAVKAWLNEKMPADHPTSSIVHNDYRFDNVILDPHNPMQIIGVLDWELTTLGDPLMDLGNTLAYWIEADDPAPVQLMRRQPSHAPGMLTRREFVDYYAARAGIQIDNFDFYYTYGLFRLAGIVQQIYYRFFHGQTQDKRFAQFIHMNKLLEQMSLQVIQKSSL; translated from the coding sequence ATGGCGCTTACTGACCAGTCCACCCGTATCCGCTCCGGCGAAGAACTCGATGCCAGCCTGATCGATCCCTACCTCAAGGCGCATATTCCGGGCCTGAGCGGCACCCCGCAGATCAGCCAGTTTCCTGGCGGCGCGTCGAACCTCACCTACTTGCTCGAATACCCGCAACAGGAATTTGTCCTGCGTCGCCCGCCGTTCGGCCACAAAGCCAAGTCCGCCCACGACATGGGCCGCGAGTTCCGCATTCTCAATCAGCTCAAGGACGGCTTTCCGTACTGCCCAAAAGCCTATGTGCACTGCACCGACGAAACAGTGATCGGCGCCGAGTTCTATGTGATGGAACGGGTCAACGGCATCATCCTGCGCTCGGAACTGCCGCCGGAACTGAATCTCGATTCGGCGAAAACCGAAGCACTGTGCAAGAGCTTTATCGACAAGTTCGTCGAGCTGCATCAGGTCGACTACACCGCGTGCGGCCTCGCCGACCTGGGTAAACCGCAAGGCTACGTCGCTCGTCAGATCAAGGGCTGGAGCGAGCGCTACGAGAAAGCCCTGACCCCCGATGCGCCGCAGTGGGAAGCGGTGAAAGCCTGGCTCAACGAGAAAATGCCGGCCGACCACCCGACCTCAAGCATCGTCCATAACGACTACCGCTTCGACAACGTGATCCTCGACCCGCACAACCCGATGCAAATCATCGGCGTGCTCGATTGGGAACTGACCACCCTCGGCGATCCGTTGATGGATTTGGGCAACACCCTCGCCTACTGGATCGAGGCCGACGACCCGGCGCCGGTGCAACTGATGCGTCGCCAGCCGAGCCACGCACCGGGCATGCTGACCCGCCGCGAGTTCGTCGACTATTACGCCGCGCGCGCCGGTATTCAGATCGACAATTTCGACTTCTATTACACCTACGGCCTGTTCCGTCTCGCCGGGATTGTCCAGCAGATCTACTACCGCTTCTTCCATGGCCAGACCCAGGACAAACGCTTCGCGCAGTTCATTCACATGAACAAACTGCTGGAGCAGATGAGTTTGCAGGTCATCCAGAAATCCAGCCTTTGA
- a CDS encoding 2-hydroxyacid dehydrogenase, with amino-acid sequence MTATVLVLVETINDYLPILERQGFHLILAPTPAERAQAIDTYGARIDAVLTRGPLGLYADEIAALPALKIICVIGAGYEHVDLQAASDRGVTVTNGAGVNASSVADHAMALLLALVRDIPRADAAVRRGEWPKIMRPSLAGKRLGILGLGAVGMAIAQRAANGFDMSVSYHNRQHRSHVPYSYCSTPTELARASDFLIVATPGGLATQHLINRQVLEALGPDGFLVNIARASVVATADLISALEQRRIGGAALDVYDHEPQVPDALKTLANVILTPHVAGLSPEATQGTVELVGKNLVAFFAGEPVLTPITLPTTLVSRMG; translated from the coding sequence ATGACTGCAACCGTTCTGGTATTGGTTGAAACGATTAATGACTACCTGCCGATTCTCGAACGTCAGGGCTTTCACCTGATTCTGGCGCCGACGCCCGCCGAGCGCGCCCAGGCCATTGACACCTATGGCGCGCGCATCGACGCGGTGCTGACGCGTGGTCCGCTGGGTTTGTACGCTGACGAGATCGCCGCCCTGCCCGCCCTCAAAATCATCTGCGTGATCGGTGCCGGTTACGAGCATGTCGACCTGCAAGCGGCCAGCGACCGTGGGGTTACCGTGACCAACGGCGCCGGGGTCAACGCCTCGTCGGTGGCGGATCACGCGATGGCGTTGCTGCTGGCGCTGGTGCGCGATATCCCACGGGCCGACGCCGCCGTGCGCCGTGGCGAATGGCCGAAAATCATGCGTCCGTCGCTGGCCGGCAAACGCCTGGGCATTCTCGGTCTGGGCGCGGTCGGCATGGCCATCGCTCAGCGTGCGGCAAATGGCTTCGACATGAGCGTCAGTTACCACAACCGCCAGCACCGCAGCCACGTGCCGTACAGCTACTGCTCGACGCCGACCGAACTGGCGCGGGCCTCGGACTTTTTGATCGTCGCGACGCCCGGCGGGCTGGCCACGCAACATTTGATCAACCGCCAAGTGCTGGAGGCGCTGGGGCCGGACGGCTTTCTGGTGAATATCGCGCGGGCCAGTGTGGTGGCCACGGCGGATTTGATCAGCGCGCTGGAACAACGGCGAATCGGTGGCGCCGCACTCGACGTCTACGACCATGAACCGCAAGTGCCGGATGCGCTGAAGACGCTGGCCAACGTGATCCTGACCCCCCACGTGGCCGGGCTGTCGCCGGAAGCGACGCAGGGCACGGTGGAGCTGGTGGGGAAAAACCTCGTGGCGTTCTTCGCGGGTGAACCGGTGCTGACGCCGATTACGCTACCGACCACGCTGGTCAGCCGGATGGGCTAG